One Candidatus Zymogenaceae bacterium genomic region harbors:
- a CDS encoding elongation factor Tu: MAKKKFERTKPHVNVGTIGHIDHGKTTLT, translated from the coding sequence ATGGCCAAGAAAAAGTTTGAGCGGACCAAGCCGCACGTAAACGTGGGGACGATTGGTCACATAGACCACGGGAAGACGACGCTGAC